A window of the Lolium perenne isolate Kyuss_39 chromosome 7, Kyuss_2.0, whole genome shotgun sequence genome harbors these coding sequences:
- the LOC127313255 gene encoding protein CYTOKININ-RESPONSIVE GATA TRANSCRIPTION FACTOR 1, with protein MSTIYMSQLSTAFPLMEEDHHQDHHQGHFQAFTMPKDPPILFPFVINNNNSPSDNSSFSYGGSDHHFRQNTATLEPQHMIGGSSSVFSTPFPTVESIRDDMIERSSSYDPYDMEKLQAAANGSLKAGKWTAPAPAAKMRITRKTSDPAGVKKPRRRAQAYEDHGHFGGMNQALGIIRTCSDCNTTKTPLWRSGPCGPKSLCNACGIRQRKARRAMMASTMAPGTDVGAKAASAPGDATVIAHPKVKKEKRALDVDRSLPFKKRCKVIQDHAATNTVVTGATTAVEVSAEPAVTFTAAAAATPARDLVDTIGANWSMSPAPTASAACFRPSAPAPFAVPVQDEITDAAMLLMTLSCELVRS; from the exons ATGTCTACCATCTACATGAGCCAGCTCTCTACTGCTTTCCCGCTGATGGAGGAAGATCATCACCAGGATCACCATCAGGGACACTTCCAGGCCTTCACCATGCCCAAGGATCCTCCGATCTTGTTCCCTTTTgtgatcaacaacaacaacagccctAGTGACAACAGTAGCTTCAGCTATGGAGGATCAGACCACCACTTCAGGCAGAACACAGCTACGCTAGAGCCCCAACAT ATGATTGGTGGATCATCAAGTGTGTTTTCAACGCCGTTCCCAACCGTCGAGAGCATCCGCGACGACATGATCGAACGATCCTCCTCGTATGATCCATATGATATGGAGAAGCTGCAGGCCGCTGCCAATGGATCACTCAAGGCCGGCAAGTGGACCGCTCCTGCCCCTGCAGCCAAGATGAGGATCACGAGGAAGACGAGCGATCCGGCCGGCGTTAAGAAGCCGAGGAGGAGGGCGCAGGCGTACGAGGATCACGGCCACTTCGGCGGGATGAACCAGGCTCTGGGTATTATTAGGACATGCTCCGATTGCAACACCACCAAGACCCCCTTGTGGAGGAGTGGTCCATGTGGCCCCAAG TCACTTTGCAACGCTTGCGGCATCAGGCAGCGGAAGGCGCGCCGGGCGATGATGGCCTCCACGATGGCGCCTGGAACGGACGTCGGCGCAAAGGCGGCCTCCGCGCCGGGTGATGCCACCGTGATCGCGCACCCTAAggtgaagaaggagaagagagcgCTGGACGTCGACCGGTCCCTGCCGTTCAAGAAACGGTGCAAGGTGATTCAGGATCACGCTGCCACGAACACTGTTGTCACCGGAGCCACCACTGCCGTCGAGGTTTCTGCTGAGCCGGCTGTTACCTtcaccgccgccgctgctgctacGCCGGCGAGGGATCTTGTCGACACCATCGGGGCCAACTGGAGCATGAGCCCCGCCCCCACTGCCTCAGCTGCGTGCTTCCGGCCTTCGGCTCCGGCACCCTTCGCGGTGCCGGTGCAGGACGAGATCACAGACGCCGCCATGCTGCTCATGACGCTGTCCTGCGAGCTTGTCCGGAGCTGA